A single region of the Raphanus sativus cultivar WK10039 chromosome 1, ASM80110v3, whole genome shotgun sequence genome encodes:
- the LOC108860942 gene encoding protein cornichon homolog 4 translates to MGDIWAWLISFFFLIALVAIIVYQLVCLADLEFDYINPYDSASRINYVVLPEFIIQGVLCVFYLFTGHWFMAILCLPYMYYNFQLYSKRQHLVDVTEIFNLLNWEKKKRLFKLAYIILNLFLTIFWMIYSALDDYED, encoded by the exons ATGGGAGATATTTGGGCATGGCTTatatccttcttcttcctcatcgcTCTTGTGGCAATCATCGTATACCAG CTTGTTTGCTTAGCGGATCTGGAGTTTGATTACATAAACCCATACGACTCAGCGTCGAGGATAAACTATGTGGTGTTACCGGAGTTCATTATTCAAGGAGTTCTATGTGTATTCTATCTGTTTACAGGACACTGGTTCATGGCAATCCTTTGTCTCCCTTATATGTACTACAACTTCCAACT TTACTCGAAGCGACAACACTTGGTAGATGTAACGGAGATATTCAACCTGCTAAACTGGGAGAAGAAGAAACGGCTGTTCAAGCTTGCTTACATAATACTTAACCTCTTTCTCACTATCTTCTG gaTGATATATTCAGCGTTGGATGATTACGAGGACTGA